TGTGTTAAGATTTCAACTGATGCATCTCTAAAGGAGATGATCCCCCCTGGTGCTCTTGTGATGCTTACACCACTCATTGTTGGAATCTTATTTGGAGTGGAGACCCTGTCTGGTGTTCTTGCTGGTTCTCTTGTTTCTGGTGTCCAGGTATTACTTGCTAAAAAGAATCAGGAGACAATGAACTATATGTTgatcttaatttatttattttcttatcgGAAACTGTGGGTCCTTTAGATATCCTTGCTCGGTTAATATGAGTTTGTTTATATGTCCGGCATTTGATATAGTAGTAATCACTCTAACTTTTTACTGACAGATAGCAATATCTGCATCCAACACTGGTGGTGCCTGGGACAATGCAAAGAAATATATCGAggtaaatataattctatttgaATGTTTCTAATTAATTCTATGATCTTCTTTTATTTGAGATGGTTATCAATATTCTGTAATTTTTGTTAGGCTGGGGCCTCTGAACATGCCAGATCTCTTGGACCAAAGGGTTCTGATCCACACAAAGCTGCTGTAATTGGTGACACCATTGGAGACCCCCTAAAGGACACTTCTGGCCCATCACTCAATATCCTTATCAAGCTTATGGCAGTTGAGTCCCTTGTATTTGCCCCCTTCTTTGCTACTCATGGTGGCGTGCTTTTTAAGATCTTTTAAAGAAAGATAAACAAACGGAACACAACATGGAAGGGAGGATCACACATGACCTTTTCACCCTGTAGTAGTTATTTTTCTTTCATAGTCCTCTCCGCATCTTTTCAGAAACTGTTCTCTTCCCAAAAATGTTTTGAGTTAGTACGTGGTCAgcaagtattatttttgataatgaTGACAACGACGGCAAGTAATGATGATACAATCCATCAAACTAGCAAGGTTAGAATTGAGAACATGTGTACTAGTTTTCTTTTTAGCTAGCTTTTAGAACATCTAGTATCAAGTATCCTTGTGGAAGAGAATTAGACATTTGGTtcattatatcatttattttcttatttgacTTGTGTTTCATTGTTCTTCCTCCCTCATGTACGCCTCATTGTCACATCTAAGTACCGCGACATGGAACAGCCAAGCTTTATTCTATCTTGATTTTCTAATTTCTGGTTTGCTAGTGAAAAAGACTGGGATAAGATGTCTCCTGCCAAGTTTGATTCTATATTGGTCTTTTGATTTTTGGTTTGCTAGCGAAAAAGACCGCGATGATCATAAGCTGAGATCTCCTGTCCTTGTTGAGAAGGATGTGTGAAACATACATTGGTAGGTGTAAATTAAAGCTCAATTTATTGTTGTTGCATCACACTTGAGATTCGAAAGTAGCTGGGACAACTACCATATTGATTGAGTAGGTGACGAAAGGGTAGAAGTAAAGATGCCTGTAACATTGTACGAGACTTGAGAGTTTTGTCCACAATACAGACATGAAGCTTTTAAGTGAAGATATCAAGCACTACAGGTATCATAGGCTTTGCACTACCCACATGCCACAACacactaatgttgtgtttggtcggggagaatggaatgaccAAATATAAACGGaaataatgttgtgtttggttgagtcgAATGCCTGTTAGAGTTTCGACTTGTTACATGAATGCCTATCCATTTCCCAACCTCCAACTGACTAGACCTTTGACTCGTTTCGACTAGTTACACGAATGCCTATCCTATCGCAAACCTGTGAAGTCTGGCGAGAGCTTAACCATATCACGAGCATCCCGTTGAGATGAACAAACGCTGCTTGCAACTGTTGTTATTTGCATCTTCTTTACATGTTAAAAGAGTAGATACTTGCTAGACAAAAACCTATATCTTTTTGCACAGATACAAAATATGTGAATCAAAGGCGATTCTTTCTCgaaaaaatattactattaaATATTGTATTCATCGAAGTGATCGATGAGGTCCTACAAGACAGTAGCATTAGCCACTTACAGACACTAGTTTGGATAAAATGAATGATTAGGTTTTGGAGATAGACATGGGATTCCTAGTCATCTTAATGAACGTCACGTTTTAGCAGTTCAATGAAGATGACAAATGctacataatatattaatatattatcttGCATGGCCCATCATCCCCCCATTGTTATTTAAATGTAGTCATCACTTTGTTGATATACAACAAGACTGTGCCAATGGGGAGTGCATCATCAGTCCTATCTCAGTCTGATATTGAAGAAGTTCAAGAACACTGCAACAATCTCTGTGAGTTCTCcttacatgtgtgtgtgtgtgtgtgtgcagttCTCGAGTTTGTTTATCTTGTCATAACTGTCTAACTGAGCTTTAATTTTGCTCGTAGTTACTGAGGAGGAGATAGTGTCGCTGTATCAAAGATTTTGCCAGCTTGATGGGAATGGCAAGGGATTTATCTCAGCTGATGAGTTTCTATCACATCCTGATTTTTCAATTAGCCCTCTTTCTGAGGTTAGTTAATTCTTCGTAAATAAAAGCAGTTATAACCTGGTAAATAAGTCGTGATCAGGTTGCTCTGttctgataatatttttttttttaattaatgtatTGGAACCAGAGGTTGTTGATGATGGTTGATGGTTTGAACTTCAAGGACTTTGTAGCTTTCTTGTTAGCCTTCAGTGCCAAAGCAAGCATGAAGCAGAAAATCGAATGTATGCTTTATATGCACCGTAAATATATCCAGAATTCTTTAGTCACTTATCCTTTGTAAAGCTGTGTTTACTTCTAGTGCAACTACTGACTTGAAGTATCTTGTTTTTTCAGTTGTCTTTAAAGTGTATGATTCAGAGCATAATGATAAGGTGACTTTCAGTGACATATTAGAAGTGCTGCGAGATTTAACAGGCCCAATTATGTCAGATGAGCAAAGAGAGGTACATTGGTTATAATAGATGTAGTGACAGATTTTAGAACTATACTCACTTGTTTTGTTAGTAAAATCATCTTGCTACTTCTGATAAAAAGAATACAatgtatttatgttttttgttttgtaggCAGTCTTGAGCCAAGTCTTGCAGGAAGCTGGTTATACAATGGAGTCTTTATTATTGTTGGATGACTGCATCAAGGTACATCTAGAGCTCAACACAGTCCTTAGGATCATTAACATTAAGATCAGCTGCCACTATAATGTTCAATGCAtttaatatcaaaagaaactgatACAGATTGCCTATCTTACATAAAAATGATGATTAGTAACTACGCTTCCTTTGAATCTGGCCTCTGCACTATTGATTATTCCATGTTCTAAAGTGTAAAAACTAGACATTAAGCACAGTAAAGGACTTAAAGTCTCTTCATCATACAGTGGTTATGCTTAAGGTCATTGCCTCATTGCCTAGATTCTGTTAGTTCTGCATATGTTGTTCCATTATGATTTGCGCTGAATGTACATTTCAGATTGTTAACAAGTCTGGcctgaagatggaggtggaagTCTCAACCAGCCTTAGCATGTGATCATTCTCAACTTAAGCAGAAAAAGATGTAGTTCTGGATGGAAGGAATCAAGAAAGAAATAAACAACGAAATAAGCAATTCATATTTatgtacataaactaatttttacaTGTATTATCTTCAACCGTGCTATATGTGGTACTCTATTAGCGTACATATGCACGATAgtgttgatgatgtttttggctGAGACAAACGATCTCTTCTTGTGCCATTATTTTCAGTTCAGTCTTGTATCGCCATTTATGCATGTCAAAGGACTCAAAGCTGATTCCGTTGTTGCCAAATCCTCAGATCTCGGAAAGTGTTCAGTGGAATAATGAGTCTtaagaaaatataacatgtaGTTACTTATCTAATAGTATAACAGTAAACTTTAGTAAAGAATGAAAGAGGCATACTAAAGGCAAAGCAGTTGGACTAAGGCCCTCTGACATAAATCTTAATACCTCACTCTGCTAATTTATATTGCGCCGCCTTGCTTAAGACTAGCAACAAGATTGAACAATGCTAATTTTGGAATGTCCGCTGAAATGTGTTTTAACATCTTCTGCAATTTGATCCTATGTAGCTGGTACTGCTAAATATAGATCAGAAATTGCTTACTAGTTCAGATGGTGACAAACTTTTCTGTTTTTTACTTTCATCATAGAAGTTTATCTGACCAGTGCTtgcttttgttttaatttgtctGCCTTACAACCAAAGCAAAAGAAACCATTCCAAACAAACAAGTTCTAGTTCTGCAAAAGACAGTAGTATCTGGTAAGCAAACATCATTTGCTTCCATGTCCTAAGTCTTAACTAGAAACTGCAACTTCCCCCGGCCCTTTGTGCATCCCTGATCCACAAGGTATCTCTGGAAATCCATAACACATCTCATACTTTCAAGTTATGTTGTGTGTACTGGATTTGTTGCTGAGACTTATTTAGATTTTAGTCGGTATGCATTGGAGGGTTGCAGCTCATTTAAGGAAAACATGTCATCAGATTCAAGGGCTTCAAGTTCTGATAACATGGCAGAAACTTCATCTTCCGAGGCCAAGGCCACAGTGACTGCTGGTGAAGTGAAGCAGTTGCTTGACAGAAGAATTAAAGCTCTTGAAGAAGAAACAGGATTCTCAGAACAGGCAGTCCTGGACAGCCTGGAAGAAAGAAAGCAGTTGATAGATGAGATATACACGCGCTTGCAGTTCATTCGTTGCTCTCTTTCCCTAGAAGATCAAGAAACAGAACAACAGTCAAGCCAAGGACCCTTAATTAACCCCGGCAGCAAGGTAACATGGTTTAGAACACTAACATATATACTTCGGCTGATCATGTCAATCACTTGTTGCAATCTCTCTACAGCTTAAACAGAAGGGAAGAACGAGGACCGGTCTATCACAAATTCTGGATCAAGAACTGAACCAGACGCAGCTTATTGCTAGAGATGTAAAAGTGAACACCAAGGCATTCCATAATCATTATGAACTTTTTCATGATTCCTACAGGAAGATGATGGCTCAGCATTGAGAAACAACCCTCTTGGGTGGACCTGATAGTATTTATTTCGCAAGCTAGATTTGCATAAATATTCTGTCTAGTTCTCTggcaaaaataatatctacataGTATATTTCACCCTACCAAAATATGGTTTCTACCAAGACTCCAAGATGCCTTCTTTTAAACCATGTTTCTTGTTTCCGGTGGGATGTTTGGATTGGCTTTCTATAGTGTTCAGTAACAATCCTAGTATAATTTTTGCAATGAAgataaaattaataaagttaaaaataaataataataatcacaCTCGCCTGGCGGTTATCATCCTTCTCTCGATAAAAAGAGGTGTCGGTTTGATTCCCCTTTCTAATAATAAAATGTTGGTGATAATTTGGATCTCCtttcaataataaatattgataaaagGGTGTTCGATGTTTTCTAAAtttgtataattaattaaataattaatctgaaAGATTATTATATTTCCTGATTTTCGAGAAAAAATATGTTAtgattaatcaaaattttaaaaatctgatcGGAAAAGAGATTACGGTGATTAAACTCAAAAAGACTGCTACCAACAACCAAATCCCCAGACACCCTCAACTCTGAGGCCTGGAAAACATGATGAAAGCTTGTCCCAAACACTCAATCTTGACCCACCAAGCCCTCATGCCATCACTCTCATTCTCCCCATCACGACTTATCCAATTCCATTCCAAACCCTTGAattgcagaaccctaaattcaaGCTCCCTCGACAACCCCTCAAATCCCACAGAAGTAGAAGTGAAACTGAGGCTCCCAAACTCCCACTCCCACCAAACCCTCACAACCCTCCTTTCCCAATTCCACACCCAAACCCATCTCCAAGAAAACATCTTTTTTGATGGGCTCAACTCAGAACTCACCTCAAGCCTCTCTGTCCTCCGTCTCAGATTCTACAATCAAGATTCCAAATGTGTTATCTCTTTGAAATCTAAGCCCAGAATCTCTTCTGGGATTAGTCGGGTTTTCGAGGATGAAGAGCCTATTGATTCTTCCATTGGAAGGTCGTGTGTGGCTGAGCCTGGGAGGCTGTTGTTGATTGATGAATTGAGGATTGTGAAGAGGGTCAGGGAGGAATTTGGGGTTGAGGGGCTGGTTTGTTTGGGTGGGTTTAAGAATGTGAGAAGGGTTTATGATTGGAATGGGTTGAAATTGGAGGTTGATGAAACAATGTATGATTTTGGGACTTGTTATGAAGTGGAGTGTGAGAGTGTGGAGCCTGAAAAAGCTAAGAAGTTGATGGAGGAGTTGTTGAGGAGGAATGGGATTGAGTATTGTTATTCCCAGGTTTCGAAGTTTGCAACTTTTGTTTCAAGAAAGCTTCCCAAGTAGTCTTGTGTAGGTAGGAAGTATGGTGATTTATAGATAATGAATGAATGTTTGTTGAGAGGATTTGGTTTATGATTAAATCTTTGAAAGCTtgcatttttcgtgttttgtaGTGTTGAAATTACTGTAAAGTTATGTGGTTATGGATCTGTGTAATAAAGAAATGATGGTTTAAAGGATGCATTTGGAATACTTATTGGTTATGACTTATGAGATTGATCATATCAAATAAAAGGT
This genomic window from Daucus carota subsp. sativus chromosome 7, DH1 v3.0, whole genome shotgun sequence contains:
- the LOC108195864 gene encoding uncharacterized protein LOC108195864 — its product is MCETYIVITLLIYNKTVPMGSASSVLSQSDIEEVQEHCNNLFTEEEIVSLYQRFCQLDGNGKGFISADEFLSHPDFSISPLSERLLMMVDGLNFKDFVAFLLAFSAKASMKQKIEFVFKVYDSEHNDKVTFSDILEVLRDLTGPIMSDEQREAVLSQVLQEAGYTMESLLLLDDCIKIVNKSGLKMEVEVSTSLSM
- the LOC108195865 gene encoding uncharacterized protein LOC108195865, whose product is MSSDSRASSSDNMAETSSSEAKATVTAGEVKQLLDRRIKALEEETGFSEQAVLDSLEERKQLIDEIYTRLQFIRCSLSLEDQETEQQSSQGPLINPGSKLKQKGRTRTGLSQILDQELNQTQLIARDVKVNTKAFHNHYELFHDSYRKMMAQH
- the LOC108195862 gene encoding triphosphate tunnel metalloenzyme 3 encodes the protein MMKACPKHSILTHQALMPSLSFSPSRLIQFHSKPLNCRTLNSSSLDNPSNPTEVEVKLRLPNSHSHQTLTTLLSQFHTQTHLQENIFFDGLNSELTSSLSVLRLRFYNQDSKCVISLKSKPRISSGISRVFEDEEPIDSSIGRSCVAEPGRLLLIDELRIVKRVREEFGVEGLVCLGGFKNVRRVYDWNGLKLEVDETMYDFGTCYEVECESVEPEKAKKLMEELLRRNGIEYCYSQVSKFATFVSRKLPK